One genomic region from Fictibacillus marinisediminis encodes:
- a CDS encoding DUF2533 family protein — protein MSVHQEISKHSSRQHAIVSEFLMLEQRRENLIDITVEQCGKGLPFNVKEINEVSKQMNLLAQKGIVPQRKLITEHMVKEYVHKKNQASNL, from the coding sequence TCAGCAAACATTCCAGCAGGCAGCATGCGATTGTATCAGAATTTCTGATGCTGGAACAAAGAAGAGAAAATTTGATCGATATCACGGTTGAGCAATGCGGAAAAGGACTTCCTTTCAATGTGAAAGAGATTAATGAAGTAAGTAAACAAATGAACCTGCTCGCTCAAAAGGGGATTGTTCCTCAGCGGAAATTAATCACAGAACACATGGTAAAGGAATATGTGCACAAGAAAAACCAAGCGTCCAATCTGTAA
- a CDS encoding aminotransferase A — protein sequence MEHLLNPSVRHIQISGIRTFYNLVSQYPDAISFTLGLPDFPTPEHIKNAAKQAIDENKTVYSHNAGYLELRKAASSFLNEKYGMKYHPEHEVIVTNGASEAIDISLRTILDEGCDVLLPGPVYPGYAPVIEMCKANPVYVDTTKNGFKLNAELIQEHLTPNTRCVILPYPSNPTGCILSPGELKEIADVLKDQDVFVLSDEIYSELTYEHEHVSIASMPGMKEKTIVINGLSKSHSMTGWRIGLVFAPAEISKHLLKVHQYNVTCASTISQMAAIEALTAGKDDALPMKKEYSKRLEFVSRRLTEMKLHAEKPGGAFYIFPDISPYGITSLEFATKLLEKERVAVVPGSAFSELGEGYIRISYAASMEQLSAGLDRLESFLKSLSIPNP from the coding sequence TTGGAACATTTATTGAACCCCTCGGTCAGACATATTCAAATATCGGGGATCCGTACGTTTTATAACCTTGTCAGCCAATATCCGGATGCCATTTCTTTTACCCTGGGACTGCCTGACTTCCCTACTCCGGAGCATATTAAAAATGCTGCCAAACAGGCCATTGATGAAAACAAAACCGTGTATTCTCATAATGCCGGTTACTTAGAGTTAAGGAAAGCCGCCTCTTCCTTCTTGAATGAAAAATATGGAATGAAATATCATCCTGAACATGAAGTGATCGTAACGAACGGTGCCAGTGAGGCAATCGACATTTCTCTGCGTACGATCTTAGATGAAGGATGTGATGTCCTGCTGCCGGGTCCTGTATACCCAGGCTATGCTCCTGTCATCGAGATGTGCAAAGCGAACCCAGTTTATGTGGATACCACAAAAAACGGCTTTAAACTAAACGCCGAGCTGATTCAGGAACACCTCACACCAAATACAAGGTGCGTGATCCTGCCCTATCCTTCCAATCCAACGGGCTGTATATTATCTCCCGGCGAGCTCAAGGAAATTGCAGATGTACTAAAAGATCAGGATGTTTTTGTACTATCCGATGAAATCTACAGCGAACTCACGTACGAACACGAACATGTCTCGATCGCATCGATGCCAGGGATGAAAGAAAAAACGATTGTTATCAACGGGCTCTCCAAGTCACATTCTATGACCGGATGGCGAATCGGCCTCGTCTTTGCCCCCGCAGAGATTTCAAAACATCTATTAAAGGTGCATCAATACAATGTAACATGCGCTTCAACTATTTCACAGATGGCTGCGATTGAAGCATTAACAGCCGGCAAAGACGATGCGCTTCCCATGAAAAAAGAATATAGCAAGCGTTTAGAGTTTGTCAGCAGAAGGTTAACTGAAATGAAACTGCACGCCGAAAAGCCAGGAGGAGCTTTTTATATTTTCCCTGATATCTCTCCATATGGGATCACTTCACTGGAATTTGCCACAAAGTTATTGGAAAAAGAGAGAGTAGCCGTAGTTCCCGGTTCAGCCTTTTCTGAACTGGGTGAAGGCTATATCAGGATTTCTTATGCAGCATCTATGGAACAGCTTTCTGCCGGTTTAGACAGGCTGGAATCCTTTTTAAAATCCCTATCCATCCCTAATCCTTAA
- a CDS encoding MFS transporter, translated as MESKKKLDLISLASIPLVMTLGNSMLIPVLPSIEKKLHISSFQVSMIITVYSIVAIILIPIAGYLSDRLGRKKVIIPSLIIAGIGGLVTGWASWKMNDPYYIILAGRLLQGIGSAGAAPVVLPLVGDMFDDEKDVSSGLGLIETSNTFGKVMSPIVGAILATFIWHLPFWFIPIFCLISIGLVFFLVKTPKKEEQAPPAFKKFLRSFKKTFKNNAKWLIAIFAIGGIIMFVLFGVLFYLSTTLEEEYSINGIKKGFVLAIPLLALSISSYIAGKKIGQSKSLMKWLTFGGIMLLAFSILSVTFTDGLFFLLAILFVSGIGIGSALPCLDALITEGIEKEERGTITSLYSSMRFVGVALGPPIYAIIMKSDHSIVFYTSAGVSLFAALLAFFAIKPEKEKGEKGEKGKKEEGPAKPLNPALH; from the coding sequence ATGGAATCGAAAAAAAAGCTGGACTTAATTTCACTTGCATCAATCCCGCTGGTAATGACGCTGGGAAACTCAATGTTGATCCCTGTACTGCCCTCGATTGAAAAGAAACTGCATATATCTTCTTTTCAAGTCTCGATGATCATTACGGTATATTCTATAGTGGCTATCATCCTTATTCCTATCGCGGGCTACCTGTCCGATCGGCTGGGCAGAAAAAAAGTCATCATTCCAAGCTTGATCATAGCAGGCATCGGGGGGCTCGTAACAGGCTGGGCTTCTTGGAAAATGAATGATCCATATTACATTATCCTGGCCGGACGGCTGCTGCAGGGGATCGGTTCAGCAGGAGCAGCTCCGGTCGTACTCCCATTGGTGGGGGATATGTTTGATGATGAAAAGGATGTAAGCTCAGGGCTCGGCCTAATCGAAACGAGCAATACGTTTGGTAAAGTGATGAGCCCAATCGTGGGGGCTATATTGGCAACCTTCATCTGGCATCTTCCTTTTTGGTTTATCCCCATTTTCTGCTTGATTTCCATCGGCCTTGTTTTTTTTCTTGTGAAAACTCCAAAGAAAGAAGAACAGGCACCGCCGGCTTTCAAGAAATTTTTACGATCGTTTAAAAAAACGTTCAAGAACAACGCCAAATGGCTGATCGCTATATTTGCAATCGGGGGGATCATCATGTTTGTGCTGTTTGGCGTTTTATTTTATTTATCCACAACACTTGAAGAAGAATACAGCATAAACGGGATTAAAAAGGGTTTCGTATTAGCCATTCCGCTTCTTGCGTTATCTATTTCTTCATATATTGCTGGCAAGAAGATCGGCCAGAGCAAGTCTCTCATGAAATGGCTCACTTTCGGGGGAATCATGCTGCTTGCCTTTTCGATCTTGAGTGTTACGTTTACAGATGGACTCTTTTTCCTGCTTGCCATTCTTTTTGTCAGCGGAATAGGAATTGGATCAGCCTTGCCATGTCTGGACGCTTTAATCACAGAAGGTATAGAGAAAGAAGAGAGAGGGACCATCACATCATTGTATAGTTCAATGCGCTTCGTCGGCGTTGCTCTCGGACCTCCCATTTATGCGATCATTATGAAGTCCGATCATTCCATCGTATTTTATACATCCGCGGGTGTCAGTCTTTTTGCTGCACTGCTTGCTTTTTTTGCGATTAAGCCTGAAAAGGAAAAAGGTGAAAAAGGCGAGAAAGGCAAAAAAGAAGAAGGGCCGGCAAAACCGCTGAACCCTGCATTGCATTAA
- the zwf gene encoding glucose-6-phosphate dehydrogenase — protein MMNNHIPEACIVLFGATGDLAHRKLYPALFQLYQKQKLNEKFAVIGVGRKEFSHEKFQEDVKLSISKEKNIQNDKVDEFISHFYFLQMDVTNEKSYQDLKGLADELDSKYSLGGNRMYYLAMAPQFFGTIPSFLKSEGLTETEGWQRLVIEKPFGHDLQSATELNEQLQKSFPEESIYRIDHYLGKEMVQNIQVIRFGNAIFESIWNNKYISSVQITSSETLGVEDRASYYEKSGAILDMLQNHMLQMAMMVAMEPPGGLDPKLIRDEKVKVLRALRFYNEDEVAKNVIRGQYKEGTMNGKTVPAYVDEENVDPASKTDTFVAARVFIDNFRWAGVPFYLRTGKRMATKATEIVVQFKNGPMALYHEHDDHYQPNLLRIHIQPDEGLSLSLNAKPQGDFPALLPINMSYCNNCHNELNSPEAYEKLMHDCLLGNSTYFTRWDEVALSWEFIDGITNAWRNGNVPLYKYSSGTMGPLEAEELLNEDGYTWWPPTNLRTDLRTDRDEK, from the coding sequence ATTATGAACAACCATATTCCAGAAGCCTGTATCGTACTTTTCGGTGCTACAGGAGATCTGGCTCACCGTAAACTGTACCCTGCACTCTTCCAATTGTACCAAAAGCAAAAGCTTAACGAAAAGTTTGCTGTCATCGGTGTCGGAAGAAAAGAATTTTCACATGAAAAATTTCAGGAAGATGTGAAACTTTCTATATCCAAAGAGAAAAACATCCAAAATGACAAAGTGGATGAATTCATCTCCCATTTTTATTTCCTGCAAATGGATGTAACCAACGAAAAAAGCTATCAAGATCTAAAAGGCCTTGCTGATGAACTAGACAGCAAATACAGCCTTGGCGGAAACCGAATGTACTATCTTGCGATGGCTCCGCAATTTTTCGGTACCATTCCTTCCTTCTTAAAATCAGAAGGGCTGACTGAGACGGAAGGCTGGCAGCGCCTGGTCATCGAAAAACCTTTTGGCCACGATCTTCAATCAGCCACTGAACTGAATGAGCAGCTTCAGAAGAGTTTTCCTGAAGAAAGCATCTACCGTATCGACCACTATCTTGGTAAAGAAATGGTCCAAAACATTCAGGTCATCCGCTTCGGGAACGCAATCTTTGAATCGATATGGAACAACAAATACATATCCTCTGTTCAGATCACCTCCAGTGAAACACTTGGTGTTGAAGACCGCGCATCCTATTATGAAAAATCCGGTGCGATATTGGATATGCTGCAGAACCATATGCTGCAGATGGCCATGATGGTTGCTATGGAGCCTCCCGGCGGATTGGATCCCAAATTAATCCGCGATGAAAAAGTTAAAGTGCTTCGTGCCCTGCGTTTCTACAATGAGGACGAAGTTGCTAAAAACGTGATCCGCGGACAATATAAGGAAGGCACAATGAACGGAAAAACCGTTCCTGCTTACGTGGATGAAGAGAATGTAGATCCTGCTTCAAAAACGGACACATTTGTTGCGGCTCGCGTGTTTATTGATAATTTCCGCTGGGCCGGTGTACCGTTCTACCTTCGTACAGGTAAACGTATGGCAACAAAGGCAACAGAAATCGTGGTTCAGTTTAAGAACGGACCAATGGCGCTCTATCACGAGCATGATGACCATTATCAGCCAAACCTACTGAGAATTCATATTCAGCCGGATGAGGGCTTGAGTCTCTCGCTGAACGCGAAGCCTCAAGGTGATTTCCCTGCCCTTCTGCCGATCAACATGAGCTATTGCAACAACTGCCATAATGAATTGAACAGTCCTGAGGCATACGAGAAACTGATGCACGATTGCTTGCTCGGAAATTCAACGTACTTCACGCGCTGGGACGAAGTGGCTCTTTCTTGGGAATTTATTGATGGAATTACAAATGCCTGGAGGAATGGAAATGTTCCTCTCTACAAATATTCTTCAGGAACAATGGGTCCTCTTGAAGCGGAAGAACTATTGAACGAAGACGGCTACACTTGGTGGCCGCCAACGAACCTTAGAACTGATCTTAGAACTGATCGCGATGAAAAATAA
- a CDS encoding sulfurtransferase, with translation MKNIVTQEWLESHLSRSDLVICDCRFNLSDPEAGRKQYDSGHIPGSIYVNLEKDLSRSVTEHGGRHPLPSKKEMSQAFGRLGIDEKKTVIAYDDQGGSYAARLWWMLKLLGSEKVFVLQIGFSAWERKGYPVTSENTVLQPTVFTPQESKWRTVSMEEVRLASLKDGKGAIVVDSRDPERYKGKHEPIDKKAGHIPGAVNIPWLKNVSEGSKWLDSSELKSVHKGLKEKPEVIVYCGSGVTACANILGMDEAGIENVRLYPGSWSDWISYPDNKIEKQ, from the coding sequence ATGAAAAATATTGTAACACAAGAATGGCTGGAGTCTCATTTATCGCGCTCAGACCTGGTCATCTGTGACTGCAGGTTTAATCTATCGGACCCGGAGGCAGGCAGGAAACAGTACGATTCGGGACACATTCCAGGTTCAATTTATGTAAATCTAGAAAAAGACTTGTCAAGGAGTGTCACAGAGCATGGAGGACGCCATCCGCTTCCGTCAAAAAAAGAAATGTCGCAAGCGTTTGGACGTTTAGGAATTGATGAAAAGAAAACCGTTATTGCTTACGATGATCAGGGAGGCTCATATGCTGCAAGGTTATGGTGGATGCTGAAGCTTCTGGGCAGTGAGAAGGTTTTTGTCCTGCAGATTGGTTTTTCTGCCTGGGAAAGGAAAGGGTACCCAGTGACGTCTGAGAATACGGTTCTTCAGCCAACGGTTTTTACTCCTCAAGAAAGCAAATGGAGAACGGTCAGTATGGAAGAAGTCAGACTAGCATCGCTCAAAGATGGTAAGGGAGCCATCGTTGTTGATTCAAGAGACCCAGAACGGTATAAAGGTAAGCATGAGCCGATCGATAAGAAAGCGGGGCATATTCCAGGAGCGGTGAATATTCCGTGGCTAAAGAACGTGAGTGAAGGAAGTAAATGGCTTGACTCATCAGAGCTGAAGAGTGTTCATAAAGGTCTGAAAGAAAAACCTGAAGTGATCGTCTATTGCGGATCTGGAGTAACGGCGTGCGCCAATATACTCGGCATGGACGAAGCCGGCATCGAGAATGTAAGATTATATCCTGGAAGCTGGAGTGACTGGATATCTTATCCGGATAATAAAATTGAAAAACAATAA
- a CDS encoding PHP domain-containing protein, which produces MANIDMHTHSTASDGVNSPAQNVRLAAEKGLGGLAVTDHDTVSGVSEALGEAASHSNFLCIPGIEISTLDNGHDIHVLGYFIDHENAEFLSKLEELRTVRNKRNEKIVKNLQELGISITMEEVTAKRKSSSGNIGRPHIAEVLMEKGIISSLREAFDKYLGKGKLAYAITERISPAEGVKIILDAGGVPVLAHPGLYDQDELIPQLKEHGLAGLEAYHSDHSAEQEVHYRNLAERYQLIPTGGSDYHGVRNGKVFHGDLGNRYSDLITVEKLKSLSIKYR; this is translated from the coding sequence ATGGCAAACATCGACATGCATACCCATTCAACCGCATCAGACGGAGTAAACTCGCCTGCTCAGAACGTCAGACTTGCCGCAGAAAAAGGACTTGGCGGGCTTGCAGTTACCGATCATGACACGGTTTCAGGCGTCTCTGAAGCACTCGGCGAGGCTGCCAGCCATTCAAACTTTTTATGTATCCCAGGAATTGAAATCAGTACGCTCGACAACGGACACGATATTCATGTTCTTGGTTATTTCATTGACCATGAGAATGCTGAATTCCTTTCAAAGCTGGAGGAACTCCGTACTGTCAGAAATAAGAGAAATGAAAAGATTGTAAAAAACCTTCAGGAACTCGGAATCTCAATCACCATGGAAGAAGTAACAGCAAAAAGGAAATCATCCAGTGGCAATATTGGCCGTCCTCACATTGCTGAAGTACTGATGGAGAAAGGAATCATCAGCTCTTTGAGAGAAGCATTTGATAAGTATTTAGGCAAAGGGAAGCTGGCTTATGCCATCACTGAGAGAATTTCACCGGCTGAAGGCGTAAAAATTATTCTTGATGCCGGGGGTGTCCCTGTTCTGGCTCACCCGGGTTTATATGATCAGGACGAACTGATTCCGCAGTTGAAGGAGCATGGATTAGCAGGGCTCGAGGCTTACCATTCGGATCATTCGGCCGAGCAGGAAGTGCATTATCGAAACCTTGCCGAGCGCTATCAGTTAATTCCTACAGGAGGCAGTGATTATCATGGAGTTCGTAACGGAAAAGTTTTTCACGGAGACCTTGGTAATCGATATTCTGACTTAATAACAGTAGAAAAGTTAAAAAGCTTATCAATAAAATATCGTTAA
- the ablB gene encoding putative beta-lysine N-acetyltransferase — MQTETFYKQTEINKEDVTAEIFLDYFNERLRVDDYRGNISSLAAEVNELAVQHDFSKVIIKAKSEHVGAFLALGFLPEAVFSQYFNGSDAVAMCRYYTNERKRSDYWVEEDKIMDRIFELPEGKSGGHSLPENYLIRLADQNDTEGLSTLYGKVFQVYPTPMNDPSYIKNTMEQGTIYYVIEQNKEIVSAASADINMQYHNAELTDCATLAEHRKFGLMKILIEKLELELKNRKIYCAYSIARSLSFGMNAVFFQRGYKYQGRFTKNCLIFDKYEDMNLWMRDLSAN, encoded by the coding sequence ATGCAAACTGAAACGTTTTATAAACAAACAGAAATTAATAAAGAAGATGTAACAGCTGAGATATTTCTGGATTACTTTAATGAACGATTGAGAGTGGATGATTATCGGGGAAATATTTCTTCCTTGGCCGCTGAAGTCAACGAACTGGCTGTTCAGCATGATTTCTCAAAAGTGATCATTAAGGCTAAATCAGAACATGTCGGAGCTTTTCTAGCATTGGGCTTTTTGCCTGAAGCCGTATTCAGCCAGTATTTTAATGGAAGCGACGCTGTGGCGATGTGCCGATATTACACGAACGAAAGGAAGCGAAGTGACTATTGGGTAGAGGAAGATAAGATTATGGATCGAATTTTTGAACTTCCAGAGGGTAAATCCGGCGGACATTCTCTGCCAGAAAACTACCTTATCCGATTAGCTGACCAAAACGATACAGAAGGCCTATCCACTTTATATGGAAAGGTATTCCAAGTATATCCCACTCCAATGAATGATCCTTCCTATATTAAAAATACAATGGAGCAGGGGACCATTTATTATGTGATCGAACAGAATAAAGAAATTGTAAGTGCTGCCTCTGCGGATATTAATATGCAATATCACAATGCAGAACTTACAGACTGTGCTACATTGGCTGAACACCGAAAATTTGGTCTGATGAAGATCTTGATTGAGAAGCTTGAACTGGAACTGAAGAACCGTAAAATCTATTGTGCCTATTCCATCGCACGCTCTTTGTCGTTTGGAATGAATGCTGTCTTTTTTCAAAGAGGCTATAAATATCAAGGGAGATTCACAAAAAATTGCCTGATTTTTGATAAATACGAGGACATGAATCTCTGGATGAGAGATCTGTCAGCAAATTAG
- a CDS encoding sigma-54 interaction domain-containing protein has protein sequence MFKDSVETIEMLKAILKTIDEGIHAVDASGMTIFYNEVAARLDGLKVPQVLNQHVLYSFPSLNQQTSTLLNVIKTGKPIINQHQTYTNVNGKRVDTVNTTLPLIVDGELIGAIEISKDLTKIKQLSEKLLDMQAQFHKDRSVTIKNGHYASYHLEDFISADPQIDQLKSLSKKVSETSSPVLIFGETGTGKEVLIQGIHNHSLRKNKPFIAQNCAAIPSQLLESILFGTVKGSFTGAVDRPGLFELADGGTLFLDEINSMPLDIQAKLLRVLQDGVVRRIGAVQGKLVNVRIMAALNEHPSECVKSNKLREDLYYRLNVIFFEIPPLRHRISDIHLLAEHFISQYNVQFKKQIKGLSEEAFHLFQQYPWPGNVRELKHVIEYAMNMADDNEEIKVADLPHHLLATPSLAGSIEQIPIPPLREALAHRERELISKALSASDGNIQKAAQLLKIPRQTLQYKLKINAH, from the coding sequence ATGTTTAAAGACTCGGTTGAAACCATTGAGATGCTAAAAGCCATATTAAAGACGATTGATGAAGGAATTCATGCAGTGGATGCCAGCGGAATGACCATTTTTTATAATGAAGTTGCCGCAAGGCTTGATGGTTTAAAAGTTCCTCAAGTGCTAAACCAGCACGTCCTATACTCTTTTCCTTCATTAAATCAGCAAACCAGTACATTGCTGAACGTTATTAAAACAGGAAAACCGATCATCAACCAGCATCAAACGTATACAAACGTAAACGGCAAGCGGGTCGATACGGTCAACACGACGCTGCCGCTCATCGTTGACGGGGAACTGATCGGTGCGATTGAAATATCAAAGGACCTTACAAAAATAAAACAATTGTCAGAGAAGCTTCTTGATATGCAGGCGCAGTTTCATAAAGACCGTTCCGTAACCATAAAAAATGGTCATTATGCATCTTATCACTTAGAGGACTTTATTTCAGCTGATCCCCAGATTGATCAGTTAAAGTCACTGTCGAAGAAAGTATCTGAAACTTCCTCACCCGTTCTTATTTTCGGGGAGACCGGAACCGGAAAAGAAGTTCTTATTCAAGGGATACATAATCATTCATTGAGAAAAAACAAACCATTTATTGCCCAGAACTGTGCTGCAATTCCATCACAGCTTTTGGAGAGTATTTTATTCGGTACAGTGAAGGGAAGCTTTACGGGTGCTGTCGACCGGCCGGGCCTTTTTGAACTAGCGGATGGTGGAACCCTGTTTCTAGATGAGATCAATTCTATGCCTCTTGATATCCAAGCAAAATTATTGAGGGTCCTTCAGGATGGGGTAGTCCGCAGAATCGGTGCTGTTCAGGGCAAATTAGTGAATGTAAGGATCATGGCTGCATTGAATGAACACCCTTCAGAATGTGTTAAATCAAATAAACTTAGGGAAGATTTATACTACAGGCTGAACGTGATTTTTTTTGAAATTCCTCCATTGCGGCATCGAATTTCAGATATTCATCTGCTTGCGGAGCACTTTATTTCTCAATATAATGTTCAATTCAAAAAACAAATTAAGGGGCTTTCAGAAGAAGCATTCCATCTTTTTCAGCAATATCCATGGCCAGGTAATGTCAGGGAGCTGAAACATGTGATCGAATATGCCATGAATATGGCGGATGATAATGAGGAAATAAAAGTTGCAGACTTGCCTCATCATCTCCTGGCCACTCCTTCTCTTGCAGGCTCTATTGAGCAAATACCCATTCCTCCTCTTAGGGAGGCTCTCGCTCATCGGGAACGCGAGCTGATATCCAAGGCTCTTTCTGCTTCGGATGGAAATATTCAGAAAGCTGCACAACTGCTCAAAATACCGAGACAGACACTGCAATATAAATTAAAAATCAATGCACACTGA
- the ablA gene encoding lysine 2,3-aminomutase — MPIVNGLYQPKRHWKEVELWKDVTEEQWNDWLWQLTHTVRNLEDLKKVVNLTPEEEEGVRISTMTIPLNITPYYAWLMDEDDPRCPIRMQSVPIGKEILKTKYDLEDPLHEDEDSPVPGLTHRYPDRVLFLVTNQCSMYCRYCTRRRFSGQIGMGVPKKQLDAAIDYIAATPQVRDCLISGGDGLLINDNILEYILKRLREIPHMEIIRIGTRAPVVFPQRITENLCNILKKYHPVWLNTHFNTSIEITEESKKACEMLANAGVPVGNQSVILAGINDSTHIMKKLMHDLVKIRVRPYYIYQCDLSEGIGHFRAPVSKGLEIIEALRGHTSGYAVPTFVVDAPGGGGKISLQPNYLISQSPDKVILRNFEGVITSYPEPQNYKAGLADEYFNQTMGITEQPAAIGITALMKDEKFNIVPEGLNRFDRRKTYETNPEHATLKDKREKRDEMKEKKFKHELKKETATQDDGTVKEA, encoded by the coding sequence ATGCCTATCGTGAATGGATTGTACCAGCCAAAAAGACATTGGAAAGAAGTGGAGTTATGGAAGGACGTCACAGAAGAGCAGTGGAATGATTGGCTCTGGCAGCTGACACATACGGTAAGAAATCTTGAAGACTTAAAAAAAGTCGTAAACTTAACGCCTGAAGAAGAGGAAGGCGTTCGTATATCCACCATGACGATTCCTTTAAATATCACCCCGTATTATGCATGGCTGATGGACGAGGATGATCCGCGCTGTCCGATCCGGATGCAGTCCGTACCGATCGGAAAGGAAATCTTGAAAACAAAATATGATCTTGAAGATCCCCTGCATGAGGATGAAGATTCTCCAGTTCCTGGACTGACACACCGTTATCCTGACAGAGTGCTATTCCTGGTAACCAATCAATGCTCCATGTACTGCAGATATTGTACGAGAAGACGTTTCTCCGGACAGATCGGAATGGGTGTACCTAAAAAGCAGCTTGACGCAGCCATTGATTATATTGCAGCGACTCCGCAGGTGAGAGATTGCCTGATTTCTGGAGGAGACGGTTTATTAATCAATGACAACATTCTTGAATATATTCTAAAAAGGCTAAGAGAAATCCCCCATATGGAAATCATTCGGATCGGAACACGTGCTCCTGTCGTGTTTCCGCAGCGAATTACCGAAAATCTGTGCAACATCTTAAAGAAATATCATCCGGTTTGGCTCAACACGCATTTTAATACATCCATTGAAATTACAGAGGAATCCAAAAAGGCATGTGAAATGCTCGCAAATGCCGGTGTACCGGTCGGAAACCAGTCTGTTATCCTGGCTGGAATCAATGACAGCACGCATATTATGAAAAAGCTGATGCATGATCTCGTAAAGATCCGTGTACGCCCTTACTATATTTATCAATGTGACTTATCTGAAGGCATCGGACATTTCCGTGCACCTGTCTCAAAAGGGCTGGAGATCATAGAAGCATTACGTGGCCACACGTCCGGATATGCTGTTCCGACTTTTGTTGTGGATGCACCGGGTGGAGGAGGCAAAATTTCTCTTCAGCCAAATTATTTGATTTCACAGAGCCCTGATAAAGTAATTTTACGAAACTTTGAAGGAGTTATCACGTCTTATCCCGAACCTCAAAACTATAAAGCCGGATTGGCAGATGAGTACTTTAACCAGACCATGGGTATTACAGAGCAGCCGGCCGCAATAGGAATAACAGCACTTATGAAGGATGAGAAATTCAATATCGTTCCTGAAGGCTTAAACCGGTTTGACCGAAGAAAAACATACGAAACGAACCCTGAACATGCCACTCTGAAAGATAAACGGGAAAAACGGGACGAAATGAAAGAAAAGAAATTCAAACATGAACTGAAAAAAGAAACAGCCACTCAGGATGATGGCACAGTGAAAGAAGCATAG
- a CDS encoding YokU family protein: protein MKECMWCNDHSAKEITKTGYWELHDGTRALQIKEIPALYCESCSMEYHEDEIVEEIEDQLLLIDTKKLNQVLTFKELMAQERFLKKNYFKSY from the coding sequence ATGAAGGAATGCATGTGGTGCAATGATCATTCAGCCAAAGAAATTACCAAGACGGGATACTGGGAACTGCATGACGGTACCCGGGCACTTCAAATAAAAGAAATCCCGGCTCTTTATTGCGAGTCTTGCAGTATGGAATATCATGAAGATGAAATCGTGGAAGAAATTGAAGATCAGCTTTTATTGATTGATACAAAAAAGCTGAATCAGGTTTTGACGTTCAAAGAATTAATGGCTCAAGAACGTTTTTTAAAGAAAAATTACTTTAAATCCTATTAA